Proteins encoded within one genomic window of Lynx canadensis isolate LIC74 chromosome B4, mLynCan4.pri.v2, whole genome shotgun sequence:
- the EID3 gene encoding EP300-interacting inhibitor of differentiation 3, with protein MQLAECQLSAPVAGMSDEKGSLRGGVEKGEEPAGTVAGSAFSVKRVEDEEEPMKVEVAVGADGCPDDLSCREADIDPYLLGLADDEEKCRKIRRQYRQLIYSVQQNRDDIVNTASDTLTEALEEANVLFDGVSRTREAALDAQFLVLASDLGKEKAKQLNCDMSFFNQVAFCDFLFIFVGLNWMEDDERDELSGCDDNIALSFWETVQKEATSWIVQAETFHFIFGSFKSKPSAPKPRLEHQKKAHKMEENGAMPTKLRKLDLSNNQEATEKEVERILGLLQTYFRKYPDTPVSYFEFVIDPNSFSRTVENIFYVSFIIRDGFARIRLDQDRLPILEPININQVGEGNDPSSHGRRQGVISLSLQDWKNIVATFEISEAMITNSY; from the coding sequence ATGCAGTTAGCTGAGTGTCAGCTGAGCGCGCCGGTCGCCGGAATGTCTGATGAAAAAGGCTCCTTGAGGGGAGGCgtagagaaaggagaggagcCAGCGGGGACCGTCGCTGGTAGTGCGTTCTCTGTGAAGCGGGTGGAGGACGAGGAAGAACCGATGAAGGTGGAAGTGGCGGTGGGGGCTGATGGCTGCCCTGACGACCTCAGCTGCCGGGAGGCCGACATAGACCCATACCTCCTAGGGCTTGCGGATGACGAGGAGAAATGCCGGAAAATCCGCAGGCAGTACCGACAGCTCATCTATAGTGTCCAGCAGAACCGTGATGACATAGTGAACACGGCGAGCGACACGTTAACTGAGGCCCTTGAAGAAGCCAATGTCCTGTTTGATGGAGTGAGCCGAACCAGAGAAGCAGCACTCGATGCCCAGTTTCTTGTTTTGGCTTCTGATTTGGgtaaagagaaagcaaagcaaCTGAACTGTGATATGAGCTTTTTTAATCAAGTAGCGTTTTGTGactttctgtttatatttgtGGGCCTGAACTGGATGGAAGATGATGAACGTGATGAATTGAGTGGCTGTGATGATAATATAGCTCTTTCCTTCTGGGAGACAGTACAGAAGGAAGCAACATCCTGGATAGTGCAAGCTGAAACATTCCACTTTATTTTTGGTTCATTCAAGTCTAAGCCTTCTGCACCAAAGCCCCGACTTGAACACCAGAAGAAAGctcacaaaatggaagaaaatggggCTATGCCTACAAAGCTGAGGAAGTTGGACCTGAGTAATAAtcaagaagcaacagaaaaagaagtagaaagaatcTTGGGATTGTTGCAAACTTACTTTCGAAAGTATCCTGATACTCCCGTGTCCTATTTTGAGTTTGTGATTGATCCAAACTCTTTTTCTCGTACTGtggagaatatattttatgtttctttcattATAAGGGATGGTTTTGCAAGAATAAGGCTTGACCAAGACAGGCTGCCAATATTAGAGCCGATTAATATTAACCAAGTGGGTGAGGGAAATGATCCCAGTTCTCATGGCAGGAGACAAGGAGTTATATCTTTAAGTTTACAGGACTGGAAAAATATTGTGGCAACTTTTGAGATTTCAGAGGCTATGATCACAAACTCATACTAG